A single genomic interval of Natronolimnobius sp. AArcel1 harbors:
- a CDS encoding PIN domain-containing protein, whose product MSSKRILPDLNALSIQLVDDHPGHPYVADELVPALSGGDTLVVFGYLPLRIQWVLEDLGFESYEARNAVSSVLQYPLEFVDVDDDTVLEAYEISAEKNHDVYDCFYVALARQANIDALVTTDRDFEQLCSDESFEYVNPVPEDVLEAFHDADAS is encoded by the coding sequence ATGAGTTCGAAACGGATTCTTCCGGACCTCAACGCGCTGTCGATCCAGTTGGTCGACGACCATCCTGGGCATCCCTACGTCGCAGACGAACTCGTTCCTGCGCTTTCAGGCGGCGACACGCTTGTCGTATTTGGGTACCTTCCGCTCCGAATCCAGTGGGTACTCGAAGATCTCGGCTTCGAATCCTATGAGGCCAGAAACGCCGTCTCGTCCGTGCTCCAGTATCCACTGGAATTCGTCGACGTAGACGATGACACTGTTCTCGAGGCCTACGAGATCAGTGCCGAGAAGAATCACGACGTGTACGATTGTTTTTACGTTGCACTCGCACGACAGGCAAATATCGACGCGCTCGTAACGACCGACCGAGACTTCGAGCAACTCTGTTCGGACGAATCGTTCGAGTACGTCAATCCGGTTCCCGAGGACGTTCTCGAGGCGTTTCACGACGCCGACGCGTCGTGA
- a CDS encoding AAA family ATPase has protein sequence MDAPLWTDTYAPELAELPQDDAREYLERAVEEPINLLLQGPPGSGKTAAARALAREAHADPDNDLVEINVADFFGRTKTEIKNDPRFSQFLVGRSSMSKRDMINRVLKESASYSSVSGEYKTILLDNAEDVREDFQQALRRIMEKHHQTTQFIIATRQPTKLIPPIRSRCFPVSFRSPTTAETVAVLERILEAEDVEYDANGLEFVSNYGGGNLREAILGAQTTVEAEGELTMNAAYETLGEVGLDDEIESMLDAAETGDFTDARKTLDDLLVDEGLDGEEVLDLILQISRKRYQGPQLARIHRLAADVEFELHEGTSDRIHVSHLLAELGRDA, from the coding sequence ATGGACGCGCCGCTGTGGACCGATACCTACGCGCCCGAGTTGGCCGAGTTGCCACAGGACGATGCCCGCGAGTACTTAGAGCGGGCAGTCGAGGAGCCGATCAACCTCTTGTTACAGGGCCCGCCGGGAAGCGGGAAAACCGCAGCGGCGCGCGCACTCGCTCGAGAGGCACATGCAGATCCAGACAACGACCTCGTCGAGATCAACGTCGCCGACTTCTTCGGGCGGACGAAAACCGAGATCAAGAACGACCCGCGCTTTTCGCAGTTCCTCGTCGGCCGTTCCTCGATGTCCAAACGTGACATGATCAACCGCGTGCTCAAGGAATCTGCGAGTTACTCCTCTGTCTCCGGCGAGTACAAGACGATCTTGCTGGACAACGCCGAAGACGTCCGCGAGGACTTCCAGCAGGCGCTGCGTCGCATTATGGAGAAACACCATCAGACGACGCAGTTTATCATCGCGACGCGTCAGCCGACGAAGCTCATCCCGCCGATTCGCTCGCGCTGTTTCCCCGTCTCTTTCCGGTCGCCGACGACCGCCGAAACCGTCGCCGTCTTAGAGCGCATCCTCGAGGCCGAGGACGTCGAGTACGACGCAAACGGCCTCGAGTTCGTCTCGAACTACGGCGGTGGCAACCTCCGCGAGGCGATTTTGGGTGCCCAGACGACCGTCGAAGCCGAGGGCGAACTGACGATGAACGCGGCCTACGAGACCCTCGGCGAGGTCGGACTAGATGATGAGATCGAGTCGATGCTTGACGCTGCCGAGACGGGTGACTTTACCGACGCCCGAAAGACGCTCGACGATCTGCTGGTCGATGAAGGGTTAGACGGTGAGGAAGTGCTCGATTTGATCCTCCAGATTTCCCGGAAACGCTATCAGGGGCCGCAACTCGCTCGCATTCACCGCCTCGCTGCAGACGTCGAATTCGAACTCCACGAGGGAACGAGCGACCGGATTCACGTCTCGCATCTGCTGGCGGAGTTGGGTCGAGACGCGTAA
- a CDS encoding acyl-CoA thioesterase produces the protein MPTVLDTYIENRFRVQPNHANNNNSLHGGNLMKWLDEIGAMSAMRFAGETCVTAQVNELAFERPIRIGDTALVEAYVYDAGRTSAHVALRAWREEPRSGETEKTTASSFTFVAIDEDGSPVPVPDLTVDSDEGEKLRERALEAEY, from the coding sequence ATGCCAACCGTCCTCGATACATATATCGAGAATCGCTTTCGCGTCCAGCCGAATCACGCGAACAACAACAACTCGCTCCACGGCGGGAATCTGATGAAGTGGCTCGACGAGATTGGGGCGATGTCTGCGATGCGTTTCGCAGGCGAAACCTGTGTCACGGCACAGGTAAACGAACTCGCATTCGAGCGCCCGATCAGAATCGGCGATACGGCGCTGGTCGAGGCCTACGTCTACGATGCGGGCCGGACGAGCGCTCACGTCGCACTCCGGGCCTGGCGCGAGGAACCCAGAAGCGGCGAGACTGAGAAGACGACCGCCTCCTCGTTTACGTTCGTCGCAATCGACGAAGATGGCTCACCGGTGCCGGTTCCCGACCTCACTGTCGATAGTGACGAAGGCGAGAAACTCCGCGAGCGCGCACTTGAGGCGGAGTACTAA
- a CDS encoding AbrB/MazE/SpoVT family DNA-binding domain-containing protein, whose translation MSSSSDRTDEEYGTARLNHRGRLTIPKELRDDLNLEDGTEFQIVREGGDIRLVRELPDLETVTRGEEWGPEAFRDAGDATFGGR comes from the coding sequence ATGAGTTCGTCCAGTGATCGTACCGACGAGGAGTACGGAACAGCCCGACTCAATCACCGCGGTCGATTGACGATTCCGAAGGAGCTGCGCGACGACCTGAATCTCGAGGACGGAACCGAGTTTCAGATCGTCCGTGAAGGCGGTGATATTCGACTCGTCCGAGAGTTACCAGATCTCGAAACGGTGACTCGGGGCGAAGAGTGGGGGCCGGAAGCGTTTCGAGACGCAGGCGACGCAACGTTTGGCGGGCGATAA